In Eupeodes corollae chromosome 3, idEupCoro1.1, whole genome shotgun sequence, a single genomic region encodes these proteins:
- the LOC129951127 gene encoding mucin-2, producing MISIRYKVLLLWLLFFTIVLSGVKSEDVENFQPEGFEGRILNPKLDRNGWKPLGQGDPLKNDPTFDYSPPALERVRYWAENNKTKDDGGKKSKSDILLLGVPSKRENMKKEQKYTSIRRSYYGGSGGGGGSGNLPTRLMPPPMQTLQPQRMKTSTTEMHHYQTQYPSTKSYYSPSGSGSYRTKSPYDTKYGESNNYVSYSRPDTKYSNIRLSPNDFIGMQSPRKPWVHELLQKELIKPRPSPPSKPLQTTSMRNVFETHSPPPTVYITTASTPIYNPPTTMPFVPTTTTSQKPVYPSYMAPTAYDTFYPTAPPIDITTEAPPSVKPPMNGHFEVSMYQIIEGHSKVKTYGQSDNETSTHEPKIVPITPRQESVVRHVTSSDDLRFTHQVKHLHTKKSTTTTTTTTTTTTPKPIANQLSKGEMKPSSRPPPALAQQKAPMQGLLSLLDSSLGNFFIDEPTGDEMGTLFSGPALDTEPTIFVTTTTSLPPTAIEMGSPRSSRQIFDYDQLPESRLKDLNEEEIDGESDVLPKNWLRSSPNDVKAEADQVEER from the exons atgATATCAATTCGGTACAAGGTACTCTTGCTGTGGCtactttttttcacaatcgtACTCAGCGGAGTTAAAAGTGAAGATGTCGAAAACTTTCAACCTGAAG GTTTCGAAGGAAGAATTCTCAATCCCAAGCTGGATCGTAATGGTTGGAAACCATTGGGACAAGGTGATCCCCTGAAAAACGATCCAACATTTGACTATAGCCCTCCAGCTCTGGAAAGAGTTCGTTATTGggctgaaaataataaaacaaaagatgaTGGTGGAAAGAAAAGCAAATCGGACATTCTTCTCCTTGGAGTTCCATCCAAACGAGAAAAcatgaaaaaagaacaaaagtacACATCGATCAGAAGGAGTTACTATGGTGgcagtggtggtggtggtgggaGCGGTAATCTTCCAACTCGCCTTATGCCACCACCAATGCAAACTCTTCAACCGCAACGCATGAAGACCTCAACAACGGAAATGCATCACTACCAAACCCAATATCCATCCACGAAGAGCTACTATTCTCCGTCAGGCTCAGGAAGCTATCGCACCAAGTCCCCTTATGATACCAAATATGGAGAATCTAATAACTATGTTAGTTATTCTCGACCTGATACAAAATATTCTAATATTCGGTTAAGTCCAAATGACTTCATTGGAATGCAATCACCTCGAAAGCCCTGGGTTCATGAACTTCTTCAGAAGGAACTGATCAAGCCAAGACCTAGTCCACCTTCTAAGCCACTTCAAACAACATCGATGAGAAATGTTTTCGAAACACATTCCCCACCACCAACAGTATACATAACAACAGCCTCAACGCCAATTTATAATCCTCCAACAACAATGCCATTTGTTCCCACAACGACCACCAGCCAGAAGCCGGTGTATCCGTCCTACATGGCACCAACTGCTTACGACACTTTCTACCCAACTGCTCCGCCGATTGACATTACAACAGAAGCACCTCCTTCCGTCAAGCCACCAATGAATGGACACTTTGAAGTTTCCATGTATCAAATTATTGAAGGTCACTCAAAAGTTAAGACATACGGCCAAAGTGACAACGAGACCTCCACTCATGAGCCTAAGATCGTCCCCATCACTCCGCGACAGGAGTCTGTTGTACGTCATGTTACTTCGTCTGACGACTTGCGTTTCACACATCAAGTGAAACATCTTCACACAAAGAAAAGTACCACGACGACGACTACTACAACAACCACCACAACTCCCAAGCCTATTGCAAATCAACTTTCAAAGGGAGAAATGAAACCCTCTTCAAGACCACCTCCAGCTCTGGCTCAACAGAAGGCTCCCATGCAAGGCTTGTTAAGTCTGCTGGATTCTTCACTGGGAAACTTCTTCATCGATGAACCAACTGGCGATGAAATGGGTACATTATTCTCAGGACCTGCTCTAGACACTGAACCGACAATTTTTGTCACCACGACAACCTCCTTACCGCCAACTGCTATTGAAATGGGTTCTCCTCGAAGCTCTCGACAAATCTTTGATTACGATCAATTACCAGAATCTCGATTAAAAGACTTAAATGAAGAAGAAATCGATGGCGAAAGTGATGTTTTGCCTAAAAATTGGCTAAGATCTTCACCTAACGATGTTAAGGCAGAGGCAGACCAGGTTGAGGAAAGATAA